Part of the Virgibacillus necropolis genome, TTTACTAATTTCGCCACTTGCTCGATGTAATCCGCGCCGAATTCCTCACGAACCTTTGCGGAAATGTCCGTCGTTATCGCCCGTTCGCCTGTCTCGATCTTAGCGACAAGGCTGCGGCTGATTCCTAGCTTACCGGCGTATTGATACTGATTTGATCCGCTTAGCTTACGGATTGTTACGAACAACTTTACGTCCATACTGCGTGCCTCCTTTAATCGTGGTAACATTGTGATTACGTGGTAAAAATTTTTACCCCTCTACTTACTAATACCAAAATAATCGTCGAATTTGGGACATCCTAATTTTTACCACAATTGCTATAACCGTTGTCCTGCGTAGCTTCGACGTACGAAAAATAAATTTTACGATATGTCCCTTCGAATACAACTACGTTGGCAACCGATCCATTTTAACGCTGACTGCCGAAATAT contains:
- a CDS encoding helix-turn-helix domain-containing protein, which translates into the protein MDVKLFVTIRKLSGSNQYQYAGKLGISRSLVAKIETGERAITTDISAKVREEFGADYIEQVAKLVK